GCATTTTTTCGGTCAGGAGCTGACCGGTAGGTTCGGCCGGGACCTCTCGAGCCAGGTGTTGGGGCTCGAACTTGGGTTCGTTGGCTGCGGTTTTGGCGATGCCACTGGACAATGCGTCCAGCACGTCACCCAATTTTTCAGCCTGTGGGTTCGAAGATGAAGTGTTGTTAGTAGCCATGGACTTGCTCCTTGATGCTTATATGCAGTGGTTTCATATAGGTTCATACCGGTTGGTTAGGCGTTTTTTCTCACGCCTCCAACTGAAAAGCCCCGGTGATGTCAGCGTTAAAGCGGGAGATTTATGGCTCTTACAGACCGAACAAGTGGTGCTAAACCTCATTGATCTCATGCTGCGAGCCACTTGGCATATTCGTAGTAAAGAGGCAAACCAAGCAGCAGGTTGAATGGCAGAGTCACGCCCAGTGAGGAGGTCAGGTAAATGCCTGGATTGGCTTCGGGCAGCGAAGCTCTGCAAGCTGCTGGCGCATCGATGAATGACGCACTGGCGCAGATGGCGCCGAAGACGAAGGCACCACCTACGGTCAAGCCGACCATATGCCCCAGACTGACTCCGACCAAGCCGTGCAACAGCGGCATCAATACCCCGAAACCAGCCATGAAGACGCCCACTTGACGGAATGCCTTGATCTGGCGGGCTGCGGTGATTCCCATTTCCAGCAGGAAGAGCATCAGCATGCCGCGGAACAGGCCCTCGTAGAAGGGCGAGATTTGTTGCCATTGCTTATCTGTGGCGATGTAGCCAATCAGCATGCCGCCAACTAACAACAAGATGCCGCGGCCGCGAATGACGCTAAGGAACAGTTCTGAGGCTTGCACGCCGCCGCTATTGGCACGCCCCATGGCGACCCGAGCGATGACCAGCGAGTAGATGACACCGAACTCCATGAGTGCCACCATGGCCGCCATGTAGCCCTCGGCAGGGGTTCCCATTGCCGTAGCAAAGCTCATAGAGGCGAAGAAGGTGGCCGTTGATACGGAGCCGTAATGCGCAGCAATAGCTGCCGAGTTGCTGATGTCCATGCGGCCCAGGCGACGCGTGACGATGTAGGCCAACGTGGGGATGCCGAATGTCATAAGCACCGTGATGCCCAGAAGCGGCCAAAGGCTTTCCATTTCCGCTTTGGCCAATTCTCGGCCTCCGGTAATGCCGAGCGAAAAGAGCAGGTAGATCGCCAGCAGCTTGACGACGGCTTCTGGAAGCTCCAGTTCGCTCTTGACGGCGCCAGCGAGTGTGCCCAGCAAGAAGGCAAGGACGATGGGTTGAAGTATGTTGGTGAGAAGTAGGTCAAGACCTGGCATATCGACTCCTGTGTGAGTGGCCTCGGGATGGGCCAACAATCAAGTAACCAGACTTTAGGAAAGGTGATTGTTTACGTCCAGTTCATGTTTCAGCACAATTCGTTTGATTTAATCAAACAATCAAAGAGATTCAACCGAAAATGGCCGAACTGAACTTTCACCATCTGCGCTACTTCTGGGCGGTGGCGCATCGCCGCCAACTCACCAAGGCCGCAGAGGCCTTGCATATCTCTCCATCTGCACTTTCGATTCAGTTGCGGCAGTTAGAGGACCGACTGGGGCACGCTTTGTTCGAGCGCAAAAATCGGCGTCTGGAGTTGACGGAGGCCGGGCGCATCGTTCTCGAGCATGCCGACGCCATCTTCAAATCCGGCCAAGAGTTGTTGAGCACGCTTCGAGGTTCGCCTTCGGTGGCACGTCCGGTTTTACGTGTGGGTGCGGTGGCGACTTTGTCGCGCAACTTCCAGATCGATTGGTTGCTGCCGCTGCTCAAGGACGACAACTTGCAGATCCGTCTTGTCTCAGGGCAAATGCGGGAATTGCTTTCTCAACTCGCGACTCACGCTTTGGATGTGGTGTTGTCGAACGAATCAGCGCCACGGGATACAGCCGCCGGTTGGGTCAGTCGACGAATTGCACAGCAACCGATGAGTTTGGTTTCTGTCGCCCCAGTCCAAGGGCGTCGCAAGGTTAAGTCCTTAAGTTTTCCAGACGACTTGGAGGGCCAGCAGCTGATCTTGCCCAGCCAAGACAGCGCTGTCAGACTCGCTTTTGACCTCGCACTGGATGAAGCAGGCGTGCGTCCCAAGATCTTGGCTGAAGTCGATGACATGGCCATGTTGCGATTACTGGCTAGAGAAACAGGAGCCCTGGCCTTGGTGGCGCCAGTGGTGGTCAGGGATGAACTTAAAAGTGGCATTCTGGTAGAGCGTTGCACGATCAAACAATTCCAGGAAAATTTTTACGCCATCACCATGCGCAGGCGGTTTGCGCATCCCGCACTGCGTCCACTGCTTGGTCTTGTCTGAGTTAGGTATTGCTTACGGGTTCGGAATTGGTCAGGCGGCGAGACTCAACAAAAC
This genomic stretch from Armatimonadota bacterium harbors:
- a CDS encoding LysR family transcriptional regulator — encoded protein: MAELNFHHLRYFWAVAHRRQLTKAAEALHISPSALSIQLRQLEDRLGHALFERKNRRLELTEAGRIVLEHADAIFKSGQELLSTLRGSPSVARPVLRVGAVATLSRNFQIDWLLPLLKDDNLQIRLVSGQMRELLSQLATHALDVVLSNESAPRDTAAGWVSRRIAQQPMSLVSVAPVQGRRKVKSLSFPDDLEGQQLILPSQDSAVRLAFDLALDEAGVRPKILAEVDDMAMLRLLARETGALALVAPVVVRDELKSGILVERCTIKQFQENFYAITMRRRFAHPALRPLLGLV
- a CDS encoding sodium-dependent bicarbonate transport family permease, translating into MPGLDLLLTNILQPIVLAFLLGTLAGAVKSELELPEAVVKLLAIYLLFSLGITGGRELAKAEMESLWPLLGITVLMTFGIPTLAYIVTRRLGRMDISNSAAIAAHYGSVSTATFFASMSFATAMGTPAEGYMAAMVALMEFGVIYSLVIARVAMGRANSGGVQASELFLSVIRGRGILLLVGGMLIGYIATDKQWQQISPFYEGLFRGMLMLFLLEMGITAARQIKAFRQVGVFMAGFGVLMPLLHGLVGVSLGHMVGLTVGGAFVFGAICASASFIDAPAACRASLPEANPGIYLTSSLGVTLPFNLLLGLPLYYEYAKWLAA